Proteins encoded within one genomic window of Pygocentrus nattereri isolate fPygNat1 chromosome 9, fPygNat1.pri, whole genome shotgun sequence:
- the slc2a12 gene encoding solute carrier family 2, facilitated glucose transporter member 12, whose translation MDTMGETDRMTSDPQIKSALQNQDVHTQPEKNTPAHSGCGALLVLCAVSIASLSGLMLGYELGLISGALLQLREVLALSCPQQEQVVGALLLGAFLLSMVGGSIVDRYGRRFSIILTAVLCACGTLLSVCVPSFWALLLGRTFVGMAVALSGTASCLYVAEVAPATWRGRCVCVYELMVVLGVLLGFGLSWAFASVEGGWRFTLTAVLLPAFLQVCVMPLLPQSPRFLLAHRREKEAWATLARLRGAASPDAVEEELRTIRVALGAENQQRFLDLFRSQDNMRRRLFVGLALVFLQQATGQPNLLAYASTVLRSVGFHSNEAATLASTGLGLVKVGGTIPAILLVDRVGPKAFLCLGAVVMTLSTATLGAVTLQSQTHVSSLCQSPVLLNHTPEGRGYDSDFHTHLLQGLYNAHFRSKLNNTHYRISPAILRSFNDTQVHQDLNSTEDHSVVVRNSGIPAQDSGRKRAEIALESMSMSEVSPSLKWISLVSLLIYVAGFSFSLGPMVYVVLSEIFPTGIRGKAVSVVSAFNWAMNLLISMTFLTLTERIGLPSVIFIYAAMSFVLLMFVMVFVPETKGRSLEQISKELAMKNHLDSTLLCHAWRKKPKSDLPLEEKSLATV comes from the exons gttGTGGTGCATTGCTGGTGCTGTGTGCCGTGTCCATTGCATCTCTCAGCGGCCTGATGCTGGGCTATGAGCTGGGTCTGATCTCTGGAGCTCTGCTGCAGCTTAGGGAGGTTCTGGCCCTCTCATGCCCACAGCAGGAGCAGGTTGTTGGGGCTCTGCTGCTTGGAGCATTCCTTCTCTCCATGGTGGGTGGCTCCATCGTGGACCGTTATGGCCGCCGTTTCTCCATCATCCTGACGGCAGTTCTGTGCGCATGTGGGACACTGCTGAGCGTGTGTGTACCATCCTTCTGGGCACTGCTGTTGGGACGGACGTTCGTGGGCATGGCAGTGGCTCTCTCAGGCACTGCCTCGTGTCTGtatgtggcagaggtggcaccCGCAACCTGGCGGGgtcgttgtgtgtgtgtttatgagctGATGGTGGTCCTGGGAGTGCTGCTGGGGTTCGGGCTGAGCTGGGCATTCGCAAGTGTAGAGGGTGGCTGGAGGTTCACCTTGACCGCTGTACTTCTACCTGCATTCCTTCAGGTCTGTGTGATGCCCCTGCTTCCCCAGAGCCCCCGTTTTCTACTCGCCCACAGGAGGGAGAAGGAGGCTTGGGCCACGTTGGCCCGCTTGCGGGGTGCTGCCAGCCCAGATGCTGTAGAGGAAGAACTTCGGACCATAAGGGTCGCACTGGGGGCTGAAAATCAGCAGCGATTTCTGGACCTCTTTCGTTCGCAGGACAACATGCGCAGGAGGTTGTTTGTGGGCTTGGCTTTGGTGTTTTTGCAGCAGGCGACAGGACAGCCCAACTTGCTAGCCTACGCCTCCACTGTCCTCCGCAGTGTGGGTTTTCATAGCAACGAGGCAGCTACGCTGGCCTCCACTGGGTTGGGTTTGGTTAAAGTTGGTGGGACCATTCCTGCGATCCTGTTAGTGGACCGAGTTGGGCCCAAAGCCTTCCTGTGCTTGGGGGCTGTTGTCATGACGTTGTCTACTGCAACGCTAGGAGCAGTTACCTTGCAGAGTCAAACCCACGTCTCCAGCTTGTGCCAAAGCCCTGTTCTTCTCAACCACACCCCAGAGGGGAGGGGGTATGACAGTGACTTTCACACACACCTGCTTCAGGGCTTGTATAATGCCCACTTTCGGTCCAAACTGAATAATACGCACTATAGAATAAGCCCTGCCATTTTACGCTCATTTAACGACACTCAGGTGCACCAGGATTTAAACTCAACAGAGGACCATAGTGTAGTAGTGAGGAACTCTGGGATACCAGCACAGGACTCCGGGAGAAAGAGAGCTGAAATTGCACTAGAATCCATGTCCATGAGTGAGGTGTCTCCTTCACTGAAATGGATCTCTCTGGTCAGTCTGCTAATATATGTGGCCGGTTTCTCATTCAGCCTGGGACCAA tGGTCTATGTGGTTTTGAGTGAAATTTTTCCCACTGGGATCAGAGGAAAAGCTGTGTCTGTGGTGTCAGCCTTTAACTGGGCCATGAACCTGCTCATATCAATGACCTTCCTTACACTCACAG AGAGGATTGGCCTGCCCAGTGTGATCTTCATATACGCTGCTATGAGCTTTGTGCTGCTGATGTTTGTGATGGTGTTTGTGCCGGAAACGAAGGGACGATCGCTGGAGCAGATCTCCAAAGAGCTTGCCATGAa GAACCACCTTGACAGCACTCTTTTGTGCCACGCATGGCGAAAGAAGCCCAAAAGTGACCTACCGCTGGAGGAAAAATCCCTAGCTACGGTCTGA
- the tbpl1 gene encoding TATA box-binding protein-like 1 — translation MEPVEQSNDVALDIIITNVVSVFRTRCHLNLRTIGLEGNNVIYKPEVGKVLMKLRKPRITASIWSSGKIICTGATSEDEAKLGARRLARCLQKIGFKVRFSDFKVVNVLAVCSMPFQIRLIEFTKNNRPIASYEPEIHPAASYRIKNLRATVQVFSTGNITVTGPNVQNVALAVEYIYPLLLECQKTLV, via the exons ATGGAACCTGTGGAACAGAGTAACGATGTGGCACTGGACATTATCATTACGAACGTGGTTTCTGTCTTCAGAACCAGGTGCCACCTGAACCTCCGCACCATTGGCCTGGAGGGGAATAACGTTATCTATAAGCCGGAAGTTGGA AAAGTTCTGATGAAGCTACGGAAACCTCGCATTACTGCCTCCATATGGTCATCAGGGAAAATCATTTGCACTGGAGCAACAAG TGAGGATGAAGCTAAACTCGGAGCCAGAAGGTTAGCCCGCTGCCTCCAGAAGATAGGTTTCAAG GTGAGGTTTTCGGACTTTAAGGTTGTGAACGTCCTAGCGGTCTGCTCCATGCCTTTTCAGATCCGTCTCATTGAGTTCACTAAGAACAACCGTCCCATTGCAAG TTATGAGCCTGAGATTCACCCTGCTGCATCATACAGAATCAAAAACCTCAGGGCCACAGTGCAAGTGTTCTCTACAGGCAATATAACAGTAACAG gACCAAATGTTCAGAATGTTGCCTTGGCTGTGGAATACATATATCCTCTACTGCTTGAGTGTCAGAAAACACTGGTGTaa